In the genome of Planctomycetota bacterium, the window GGCAGCTTGCCGCGCGCGGGGAAGCGGTAGACGATGCGTGCGTGGCCGCTGAAGCCCTCGGCGTTGGTGGCGCCCTCTTCGGCCACCACCTCGATGGTCTCGGCCTCGCCCAGCTTCAGCGCCCACACGGCCCCGTCAATCGTGTGGCACGCCATGTCGCCCAGCGACGCCGTGCCGAAGTCCAGCCACCCGCGCCAACTGAAGGGGTGGAGGCCGTCGTGGTAGTCGCGGAAGGGGGCGGGGCCGATCCAGCTCTGCCAGTCCAGCCCCTCGGGTACGGGCTTGGACTCGGGCCGCTTGCTGGCGCCGAAGCTGCGGTTGGAGACGCAATGGAGCTTGGTCACGTCGCCCAGCACGCCCGACCAGATGTATTCGCAGATGAGGCGAATGGTGTCGCTGGAGTGGCCCTGGTTGCCCATTTGGGTGGCGAGTTTCTTCTTCGCGGCCACCTCGCGCAGCTTGCGGGCCTCCCAGAGGCTGTGCGTGAGCGGCTTCTCGCAGTAGACGCCGGCGCCGGCCTCCAGCGCGCGGATGCTGGCGGGGAAGTGGTTGTGGTCGGGCGTGGCCACCCACACGGCCTCGAGGCCCTTCACCTCGTCGAAGAGCTTGCGGTAGTCGGTGTAGACCTTCAGGTCGGGGTTCTGCTTCTTGGCCTCGTCGAGGCCCTTGCCCGCGCGTTTGGCATCCACGTCGCACACGGCCACCAGGTTCTCGCCGCGCGCCGTGCCCATGCCGGCGCCGCCCTGCCCGCCCGCGCCGATGACGGCCATCTTGACCTTCTCGCGCTTGCTCTCGGCGGAGATCACATAGGGCGCACCGAACGCGCCCGCCGTGAGCACGACGGACGACTTGAGAAACCCGCGGCGACTCGTCTGTCCTGACATCGCTCGACTCCAGGCCACACAAGAGGGAGGGAATACCCCTACGTCGCGCGCGGCCGGACCGGCCGCATGCTCGAAAGCTATTCTACGCCGCGAGGCGCGGGCATGCAAGCCGCGCGCGGCCTGCGGGGTGCGGGCAGGGATCGCGGATGGCAGCAGGAGCTCCGAATGAGCGAAATGGGACAGCCCGGGGCAACGCCCTGATCTTTGCCCACATCGCGCGGGGGCTGGGGTTCAGCCCCCGA includes:
- a CDS encoding Gfo/Idh/MocA family oxidoreductase yields the protein MSGQTSRRGFLKSSVVLTAGAFGAPYVISAESKREKVKMAVIGAGGQGGAGMGTARGENLVAVCDVDAKRAGKGLDEAKKQNPDLKVYTDYRKLFDEVKGLEAVWVATPDHNHFPASIRALEAGAGVYCEKPLTHSLWEARKLREVAAKKKLATQMGNQGHSSDTIRLICEYIWSGVLGDVTKLHCVSNRSFGASKRPESKPVPEGLDWQSWIGPAPFRDYHDGLHPFSWRGWLDFGTASLGDMACHTIDGAVWALKLGEAETIEVVAEEGATNAEGFSGHARIVYRFPARGKLPPVEMTWWNGGGKHLPPRPECLEPDRRQLAEGTYYYGTKGMMESGSHCGGTRLIPETFQKEHKKPEPMIPRVPGHSADWLRAIKDPSAPAPCSNFGYSARLTEIVLLGVVAQRCPGEKLVYDMAKGRFTNSEKANGFVKRAPRKGWEFGYEV